From the Candidatus Krumholzibacteriia bacterium genome, the window TGGTGGATCGGTACGCCGCTGTGTACGACGAACTCCTCGCCGGACCGGATTTCTAGATGCGCGTCCTGGTGGTCACAAACCTGTTTCCCAGCGCCGGGCAACCGCGCCGCGGTCTGTTCAACTTTCAGCAGTTGCTCGCGCTGGCCGCCGCCGACGCGGTGCACGTGGTGTGCCCGTCCCCGGAACTGCCGGGCGGCGCCTTGCTGCGCCGCTTGCGCGGCCGGCCTGCCGTTGCGCGGGAGACGCACGCGGGGATTCGCGTCGATTATCCCCGCTACCCGTACCTGCCGCGCGTGGGTCAGGGCGTGCACGACCGCCTGTTCGAATACGGAGCCCGGCGCACCGTGGCCGAGGCGATGGCGGCGTTCCACCCGGGCGCGCTGCTGGCCACATGGAGTTACCCCGATGTTGTGGCCGCCGCCCGGCTGGCGAGGGAACACGGGCTGCCGCTGGTGGCGAAGGTGCACGGCACGGATGTGAATGATTATTTTCGGATGCCGCGGCGGCGGGCGCTGATCGTTGATGCCCTCATGCGCGCGCAGGCGGTGGTGGCGGTGAGCGCGGCCCTCGCGGAACGCATCCGCGAGGCCGGGATCCGGCCGGAGCGGATTCACACCATTCCCAACGGCGTCGACACCGCGCGCTTTGCTCCGCGCGACCGCTCCGCCGCACGCGCGACGCTCGGGCTGGCACCGAATGCTCCGCTGGTTCTCTTCGTCGGGAATCTCAAACCGGTCAAGGCGATCGATACGCTGATCCGCGCGTTCGCGGTGGTGGCGCGGGCGCGTGCGGACGCCGCGCTGGTGATCGCCGGCAGCGGGCCGCTCGACGGGCCGTTGCGCGCGCTGGCCCGGCAGCTGGGACTGGGCGGCGTCGTGCGCTTCACGGGCGGACAATCCCCGGAAGCGATCGCGACATGGATGAACGCGGCCGATGTCCTGTGTCTCCCGAGCCTGTCCGAGGGCATGCCCAACGTCGTGCTGGAAGCGGGTGCATCGGGGTTGCCGGTGGTGGCAACACGGGTGGGAGGGATCCCCGAGATCGTCCGCGAGGGCGTCACCGGACTGCTCGTGGCGCCATCGGACCCGGCCGCCCTCGCCGAGGCTCTTGCGTCGGCGCTGTCGCGCGCCTGGGCCCCGCAGGCGGTGCGCGCCGCCGCGGGACCCGTGTCATGGGATGAGAGCGCGGCCCGCCTGCACGAGGTGCTGGTGGCGGCGGCGGGGAAGCCGGGTGCCACGTGATCCGCGGCCAGGACATAGTTTATGTCGCCAACGACTGGCGCGCCGAGAACAAGACCAGTGCCCACCACGTGGCCGAGGTGCTGGCCCGCGGCAACCGCATCCTCTATATTGAGGCGGCGGGTCAGCGCGCGCCGCGCGCCTCGGGCCGGGACCTGCGCAGAGTCGTGCGCAAGATCGCCGGCGCGCTCAAGCGCCCGCGGCCGGTGGCGGAGGGCGTGTGGGTGTACTCGCCGCTGATTCTGCCCTTCCACCGCTTCGGCGCCGCCCGCCACCTGAACCGCTTGTTGCTGCGCAGCTTACTGCGCCTCGCGGTGCG encodes:
- a CDS encoding glycosyltransferase; the protein is MRVLVVTNLFPSAGQPRRGLFNFQQLLALAAADAVHVVCPSPELPGGALLRRLRGRPAVARETHAGIRVDYPRYPYLPRVGQGVHDRLFEYGARRTVAEAMAAFHPGALLATWSYPDVVAAARLAREHGLPLVAKVHGTDVNDYFRMPRRRALIVDALMRAQAVVAVSAALAERIREAGIRPERIHTIPNGVDTARFAPRDRSAARATLGLAPNAPLVLFVGNLKPVKAIDTLIRAFAVVARARADAALVIAGSGPLDGPLRALARQLGLGGVVRFTGGQSPEAIATWMNAADVLCLPSLSEGMPNVVLEAGASGLPVVATRVGGIPEIVREGVTGLLVAPSDPAALAEALASALSRAWAPQAVRAAAGPVSWDESAARLHEVLVAAAGKPGAT